GTCGCATTGAAGAAGCCCAAGCCAATTTATCGTCAGCTTTAGCAAAATTAGAGGAAGCCAAAGCCCAAAAACAGGAAACCCAGGCACAACTGCGGCTTGCCAAAGTCGATCGCGATCGCTATAAGAATCTGGTAGAACAAGGCGTGGTTCCCCAACAGCAGTTCGACCAAGCCCAAACCGAAGTAGAAACCACCGAAGCTGCCTTGCAAGCACGCCAGGCTGCTGTAAACGCTGCCCAGCGTCAGGTAAACGTCGCTCGCGGTTCCCTGCGACAAGCCCAAACCACCAGTTTCAACCCAGAAATTCGTACAGCCAAATTAGAAGGATTGCAAAAACAACTGGAACAGGCGCGCTCTCAACTCAGTGCTGCCCAGTCGAATATTGCCAGTGCCCAAGCCACCAAAGAAGAAATCAAAGCACGACTGGATGACTTGGATATCGTCAGCCCCATCGATGGGGTGGTGCTCGATCGCATTGCCGAACCTGGAGAAGTGCTTTCAGCTGGTAAAATTATCGTGAGCGTGCTTGACTTAGATGATGTTTACTTGCGCGGGTACATTCGAGAAGGGCTGATTGGCAAAGTTCGCGTGGGGCAGCCTGCCAAAGTCTATCTCGATTCCAACCCAGACCAACCGATCGATGCTACCGTCAGTGCCATCGACACCGAAGCTTCTTTCACGCCGGAAAATATCTATTTCAAACGCGATCGCGTCACGCAAGTATTTGGTGTTAAACTAGCCATCGACAATCCCCAAGGATTTGCCAAACCCGGTATGCCTGCTGACGCGGAAATCATCGTCGAACCGGAACCAGAATAATGAATTTCCATGATACATACCGACACCCAAACCCTTACCAACGAACCAGCAACCGGCAACCCAGCGATTCGCGTGCAAGGATTGCACAAACATTATGGCAACGTCGCTGCCGTGCGTGGTATTGATTTTACCGTAGACAAAGGAGAAATTTTTGGACTGATTGGACCCGATGGGGCTGGCAAAACCAGCACATTCCAAATTTTAGCTGGTGTTATGGAAGCCACTGCCGGAAGTGTAGAAGTTCTCGGAACCACTCCCCACGCCGCTAGATTGCAAACTGGTTACGTAACTCAGAAATTCTCGCTCTATCAAGATTTAAGCATCGAAGAAAATTTGCGCTACAACGCCCGCTTGCGACGGGTTTCCGATGCCGAATTTGCCCGTCAAGCACCGAAATTGCTAGAATCAGTAGGATTGCAACCGTTTGCCCATCGTCTTGCCGGTCAGCTTTCCGGAGGCATGAAGCAAAAATTGGCGCTGTGCTGTGCCACCATTTCCCAACCGCAGGTCTTGTTGCTAGACGAACCCACCACAGGCGTCGATCCAGTTTCCCGTCGGGAATTTTGGGATTTGCTGGCATCGGTGGCTGCCACGGGGGTTGCCATTGTTGCCGCTACGCCCTACTTGGATGAGGCGGAACGCTGCCATCGGATGGCGTTGATTTACGAAGGCAAGATTCAAAAAATGGGAACCTTGCGGCAGTTGCGCGATAGTTTGGGATGGGCGCGTTTGGAAGTGCGGTGTGAAGATGTGCCTAAGGCGGAAACGGTTTTGCGCGATGCTATATCTGAGAAAAAGACCCAGCATTTGGCAGATGTGCAATCGTTTGGCGATCGCTTGGATATTTTAACCCCAGATAGCGAAATTGGGGAACGAGAAGTACGAAATTATTTGCAAGACCATCAAATTGCCGTCAAATCCACCAATACCAACGAACCTACCCTAGAAAACGTTTTTGTCACCAACTTGCGTGCTTCCCAGTCAGACCCGCCGTTTATTCCCTTTCCCCGCCATCGCGGCGGTCAGCATCGCCAGGAAAACCCAAGCCAATCCATTGCCATTGGTGCCGACAATCTCACCAAGAGGTTTGGTGACTTTCAAGCGGTGAAAAATATCGATTTGCAAGTTAGCTATGGGGAGATTTACGGCTTGTTAGGTGCCAACGGTGCTGGCAAAACCACGACCATTAAAATGCTGTGCGGCTTGCTACCACCAACTAGTGGAAAAATGCAGTTAGCTGGGAAAACCAAAAATTTGCATAGCAGCGAAGTGCGATCGCGGATTGGCTATATGAGTCAGAAATTCACCCTCTACGACGACCTGACCATTATACAAAATTTGCAATTCTATTGCGGCGTTTACGGGGTTCCGCGAAAATTGCGTAAGGAAAAGATTGAATGGGTATTGGAAACCTGCGGCTTGCAAGGTCGCGAACATACCCTAACCGCCAGCCTTCCCGGTGGTTGGAAACAACGGGTTGCTTTTGGGGCTTCCGTGATGCACGAACCGCAGATTTTGTTTCTCGACGAACCGACTTCTGGTGTCGATCCGTTGGCAAGGCGGCAATTTTGGCGGTTGATTCGCGATTTTGCTCGTCAAGGCACTGCTATTTTGGTGACGACGCATTATTTGGAAGAGGCAGAAAACTGCAATCGCATGGGATTTATGGTGGCTGGTGAGGTGGTGGCGCAAGGGTCGCCCACGCAAATTAAAGCCGAACAACCGGGGCAATTGATAGAGTTGGCTACCGATAACGTGCAAGCAGCTTCCGATTGTTTGAAAGAGGCTTTTGCTGGTTGGCGGGTGGCGATTTTTGGCGATCGCTTGCATTTGGTGCTTGACAATCCCGATGAAGAATTCTCTAAAGTAGAACAAAATCTAGAGAAAAATAATATTCAAATTTACTACCATCGCCCCATTCCCTTTTCTTTGGAAGATGCTTTTATTGGTATCGTGCAACGAGCAAGCCAGTAGAGATGGTTTTTAAAAACCTAAAATAGCGATTGTCAACCATATAATGATGGATGAATTGCCATGTTTCGTCGGATTCTTGCCCAATGCCAAAAAGAACTTGCCCAATTTCGTCGCGATCGCTTGACGGTAGCTTTGGCTTTTTTGTTGCCTTTGGGAATGATGCTCATTTACGGATTTGCCATTCGTTTGGAAGCGCAAAACTTACCCATATCGGTTCAAGACTTCGACCGCAGCCCCCTGTCGCGCACGTATATTGCCCGTTTGTTTGCCACCAACCAATTTATCCCCGTGCGTAGCGGCGAATCTCCCACCGATTCCCTAGACCGAGGAGATGCGATCGCATCTGTTGTCATTCCTCCCGATTTTTCCCGCAAGATTAAAGCCGACAAAGACGTAGACGTGCAAGTCTTAGTTGACGGTAGCGATGTGAACAATGCCCGCGTCGTGCAAAATAGCATTCGCGCCACCACCAATTTCTTTATTCAAACCAATCAATTGCAACCGCCAGCGGAACGCAGCGTCGATGCGGAAGTGCGTTTGTGGTTCAACCCCGGTTTGCGGGAAGCTTTGTATATCGTGCCGGGGGCATTTGCCGTGGTTTTGTGGGTGTTCCCTTCCATGTTAAGCGCGATCGCAGTCGTACGGGAAAAAGAACAGGGAACCATTTTGCAGGTATATTCCTCCGACTTAACGTCATTTGAGTGGCT
The genomic region above belongs to Geitlerinema sp. PCC 9228 and contains:
- a CDS encoding ATP-binding cassette domain-containing protein, which translates into the protein MIHTDTQTLTNEPATGNPAIRVQGLHKHYGNVAAVRGIDFTVDKGEIFGLIGPDGAGKTSTFQILAGVMEATAGSVEVLGTTPHAARLQTGYVTQKFSLYQDLSIEENLRYNARLRRVSDAEFARQAPKLLESVGLQPFAHRLAGQLSGGMKQKLALCCATISQPQVLLLDEPTTGVDPVSRREFWDLLASVAATGVAIVAATPYLDEAERCHRMALIYEGKIQKMGTLRQLRDSLGWARLEVRCEDVPKAETVLRDAISEKKTQHLADVQSFGDRLDILTPDSEIGEREVRNYLQDHQIAVKSTNTNEPTLENVFVTNLRASQSDPPFIPFPRHRGGQHRQENPSQSIAIGADNLTKRFGDFQAVKNIDLQVSYGEIYGLLGANGAGKTTTIKMLCGLLPPTSGKMQLAGKTKNLHSSEVRSRIGYMSQKFTLYDDLTIIQNLQFYCGVYGVPRKLRKEKIEWVLETCGLQGREHTLTASLPGGWKQRVAFGASVMHEPQILFLDEPTSGVDPLARRQFWRLIRDFARQGTAILVTTHYLEEAENCNRMGFMVAGEVVAQGSPTQIKAEQPGQLIELATDNVQAASDCLKEAFAGWRVAIFGDRLHLVLDNPDEEFSKVEQNLEKNNIQIYYHRPIPFSLEDAFIGIVQRASQ
- a CDS encoding HlyD family efflux transporter periplasmic adaptor subunit; amino-acid sequence: MVQQTSSVSHPGITAKPPQRSRKLLFLIPIAAFVVGTGIAVRYFLSQPEDSAIELSGRIEGYESDIGAKVAGRVEKITVREGDRVQENQVIAKLDDDELQAQLRGAEAKLQSARQEANQARLQIDAVRSQMREVRLSRQQAEQQAQGRIEEAQANLSSALAKLEEAKAQKQETQAQLRLAKVDRDRYKNLVEQGVVPQQQFDQAQTEVETTEAALQARQAAVNAAQRQVNVARGSLRQAQTTSFNPEIRTAKLEGLQKQLEQARSQLSAAQSNIASAQATKEEIKARLDDLDIVSPIDGVVLDRIAEPGEVLSAGKIIVSVLDLDDVYLRGYIREGLIGKVRVGQPAKVYLDSNPDQPIDATVSAIDTEASFTPENIYFKRDRVTQVFGVKLAIDNPQGFAKPGMPADAEIIVEPEPE
- a CDS encoding ABC transporter permease; the encoded protein is MFRRILAQCQKELAQFRRDRLTVALAFLLPLGMMLIYGFAIRLEAQNLPISVQDFDRSPLSRTYIARLFATNQFIPVRSGESPTDSLDRGDAIASVVIPPDFSRKIKADKDVDVQVLVDGSDVNNARVVQNSIRATTNFFIQTNQLQPPAERSVDAEVRLWFNPGLREALYIVPGAFAVVLWVFPSMLSAIAVVREKEQGTILQVYSSDLTSFEWLLGKVMAYVVVAAGEATLVMGVAILLFRMEFATNPLPLLVGTFVYLLSSVSFGTFIGVRSSNQNAAVQGTAIAGFLSSFLLSGFIYRIDNIPFPLSLICNIIPARYYILITRDAFVRGTGWIGIWYAPIIILAIGCLLFLVSTKIMSKMQLKE